Genomic segment of Salvelinus alpinus chromosome 23, SLU_Salpinus.1, whole genome shotgun sequence:
CTTAGAAAAACTAAGAAGGTAAAAgaatgttgtaaaaaaaaaacaacaaaaaacttcTTAGGTCATATGCCTAAGAATGCATCGACATATTGTACCTCTAGGAAAGTCTCAGAATTTCCAAAGTACCTCCTCTCAACTCTGACAGCGTCTGAACGAGGTGGCATGAACCTGTGGAGAAACAGGCGGCAAGAAACTGAGTGACCATATACAGCACGAACAACCCAAAAATACCAAATAAACTGCCGACTATGGGGACAGCAAAGGGAACTCACTTGGCGCCAAAACAGACGTGCCAGGTACGGTAGCAGAGAACACGGCACTCTGGAGAGGAGCGAGTTTGGGGCATGGGGGAGGGGGTGAGTCGAGGATGGGACAGACAGAGTGCATGTCCAGCTGGTAAATAGATTCAACCCCCTTTTTCCACTTGGTTTTCAGACATCGGCAGCACACTGTCTAGGGGAAATGTACGTGTATGGTTCCAGACTACAGAGGTCTCAGAGGACTGTGAGCGAGATGAAGGCGGAGAATGCTGAATCCCAGAAATGGATGAGGGAAGGATGCCGTGGAATGGAGGGGCATATGGCTGACACAGACTTTTATTTAAGTTCAAATACTACAGCAGAAAAAATATAATAACcataacaataatagtaataataatcatCGGCATCAGCAGCATCATCATCCTTCTCAAGGTTGTCACAATCCTCCTCCTCCAACaaatcattattattataatattaataTGGGTGGGctattttattaaattttttctCTATTTTACTTCATTTTTGTTGTTTAATGCAATTTATTTTCTTAAAAGAGGTGTCCATTAATCTTGAACTTCTACGGTTTGATCCTTGCTTGGAACTGGGGCCTCTGTGGCATTGGCCTCCTTGACCAGTGCAGCGGGCTCAGTGGCAGCCAGTGGTGCTGCTGTTGAACTAGCAGCTGGGGCCTCCTTGGCCGGGGCTGCCGCTGCTGCTTCTGTGGGCTTGGCCTGGGGGGCAGCGGCAACAGGGGCCGCCTCGGCTTTAGCCGCTGGTGCTGCCGGGGCCTCAGTCTTTTTAGCGTCGGCCTCGTCTTTGCTTTCAGCCTGGGCTGCGGGTGGTGCAGGCGCCTGGGCCTTGACCTCTGGAGCTTGGGCGGCTTCCTTAGTGGAGGGGGCTGGCTCTTTCACAGGGGCGGCTGGTTTCTCCTTGGCTTTGGGGGCAGGGTCGGTGACTTCCGCAGCCTTAGACACCTCCGCTTTGGGCTCCGCTGCAGGTTTTTCCGGCTCCTTGGTGGGAGGGGAGGCACCTTTTTCTTCCTCCTTGGTCGTCGTGGTATTGGCTGCGGGCACATCCTTTGTGTCGTTAGCTACCTCGGTGGTCTCGGCGGGAGCAGGGGCCTCGTCCTTTTTGTCGTTCTGAGGTTCGCTCTCCTCGGCTGTTGCGCCCTCTGGTTTGGCATCCTTGTCCTTGGCCTTCTCATCGTTTACATTGTATCCCTTCTTCTTTTTGCTGAGCTTGCCTCCCATTTTAGTCTCTGAAAGATCAAAAAGAGAGGAATTAATATAGACTTTGGAAAAGCTTGTGGTGATATACTGATGCACTGCACTCTGGTACTCAGCATTGATGTACCAAGTACGATGTATGTACATGTATTTCGGCAATTACAATACAAGTCATGAAAATGTACTGCTTTCAACTGTTAATTTATGAACCAACAGAAGGACggatttctaaaaacctgctgcAGCAATGCTTAAGATTTTTCACAATGCTACTGCCTGCTTGTTTAGTGTTGACTGttgatctagaatcaggtcccCCCAGTCCCTGTAATGTTATTGAGATctgaaaggcaaaactgatcttaaaatcagcactcttactctgagaCCATTGATATACGGCCACTGATCCGCATGTGGCTACTTCTACCTCTCAGTATGCAGACTCACAGCTAGATTCGCCTTACACATCTAGACTTCACTCGCTTCATATGTGCTAGTTACATCCATCTCATCTCCATCTCACTGTCCCTTCATTGAGCAAAAAGCACTCCCGTCGCTCAGACGCCAAGAGCGAGtggaaattaaaatatatatcttACTCCTAACAACATGCACTCCTATTAAATAGCCCCTTAAAGTCCCTCTGAAGATTATTGCAGCCAGCTAATGGAATTCTCAGCAACAGATGATGCAAAGCTATACCTTCCTCATGCACACATTCAACCCTTCGTTCATATTGGTGAAACACTGATTCAGATGACTGGGGAGCGAGGGAGAAATGTCTACTACAAACACTAATAAACATCTGCCAAGATGTCAAGTTGATGACCAACCTTCTGTAGTACCAATGGACTTGAAACTCCTGTCGTAAAAGTGCAATTACACTGTAATAAGCATGATATAATCGTTATCATGCGCAGCCAAGGAGGCTTAAGTCTATTTATTTTCTAATATTGTACAATATTGCATGTGGCTTCCATGGCAACTTCATCAGCTAATAACATTGCTAGACTTAGTGATCAGTGGCATTGTCAGGACTGAAGTCAGTTGTCAAATCTTGACTAGGAATGCTTATGACGTGTTACGTCATGCGAACAAtgtcaaaaacatgtttttagtggTGGATGGTCCGAATAAAGGGTTATTAATACCTATCCATTGAACAATGAGTTGGATTTGGGATAAGAGGGCACTTCAGGGTAACTCCTCCTCTAACAATTGAGTTATATAAGAAGTCAGACATAGTGTCTGACTAGTGTCTGACTTGGCTTCTGCTGAACACATACCTGCAGGCTCTTGGCTCTCTCCATCTATTATAACGCAATTGAACCTGAGTGACCATCTGCCTCCGCTATGGGGAAGAGGATTTTTCAATACCTGTATAACAAAATGTATCCAAATAGTGTACATCCATATGCACATCCAATAGACCTAACAGGTGCcgagtactatatatatatacagtggggagaacaagtatttgatacactgccgattttgcaggttttcctacttacaaagcatgtagaggtctgtaatttttatcataggtacacttcaactgtgagagacgaaatctaaaacaaaaatccagaaaatcacattgtatgatttttaagtaattaatttgcattttattacatgacataagtatttgatcacctaccaaccagtaagaattccggctctcacagacctgttagtttttctttaagaagccctcctgttctccactcattacctgtattaactgcacctgtttgaactcgttacctgtataaaagacacctgtccacacactcaatcaaacagactccaacctctccacaatggccaagaccagagagctgtgtaaggacatcagggataaaattgtagacctgcacaaggctgggatgggctacaggacaataggcaagcagcttggtgagaaggcaacgactgttggcgcaattattagaaaatggaagaagttcaagatgacggtcaatcaccctcggtctggagctccatgcaagatctcacctcgtggggcatcaatgatcatgaggaaggtgagggatcagcccagaactacacagcaggacctggtcaatgacctgaagagagctgggaccacagtctcaaagaaaaccattagtaacacactacgccatcatggattaaaatcctgcagcgcatgcaaggtccccctgctcaagccagcgcatgtccaggcccgtctgaagtttgccaatgaccatctggatgatccagaggaggaataggagaaggtcgtttggtctgatgagacaaaaatagagctttttggtctaaactccactcgccgtgtttggaggaagaaggatgatgagtacaaccccaagaacccatcccaaccgtgaagcatggaggtggaaacatcattctttggggatgcttttctgcaaaggggtcaggacgaatgcaccgtattgaggggaggatggatggggccatgtatcgcaagatcttggccaacaacctccttccctcagtaagagcattgaagatgggtcgtggctgggtcttccagcatgacaacgaaacgaaacacacagccagggcaa
This window contains:
- the basp1 gene encoding brain acid soluble protein 1 homolog, whose product is MGGKLSKKKKGYNVNDEKAKDKDAKPEGATAEESEPQNDKKDEAPAPAETTEVANDTKDVPAANTTTTKEEEKGASPPTKEPEKPAAEPKAEVSKAAEVTDPAPKAKEKPAAPVKEPAPSTKEAAQAPEVKAQAPAPPAAQAESKDEADAKKTEAPAAPAAKAEAAPVAAAPQAKPTEAAAAAPAKEAPAASSTAAPLAATEPAALVKEANATEAPVPSKDQTVEVQD